A stretch of DNA from Montipora capricornis isolate CH-2021 chromosome 1, ASM3666992v2, whole genome shotgun sequence:
ACTAAAGTCATGGAAAAGTATTGGAAAAGAGACTCGAGTCAATTtcacacatttttttaaaaaatgggcaGGTCATATCTCACATGTCATGATTTTGTCTAACATTGAGAACAGTTGCGGAGTGTGACCTCTTCACCCACAGTGAAACTCTCCGCGGGGAATTACGACGGAAAACACAGCCTGAGGGATGGTATTAAGGAGAAATTTCTAAGTATGTGTAGCGAAGCTTGTAAATACTCGCTAAAAACATTAGCGCAAGATAAAGAGAAATGGCGCCAAATAATCCTGTGTTAACAATTGACCTCGGGCGATTAATCCCCTCCACCTCTCCCGCCCCAGTctagtccagtccagtccagtccagagtccagtccacgTTTTCTAACTGGCCACTTGAAGGAATCTTCATCTGCAACTAGCGCCACTTTGTGAAGCCTGAACCTCAAGAGAAGGCCACATACATTCTCCAATATGAAAGGGCGCGCCACGGTTAAGGCATTCGTTTAGGCTCTGGTCTTTGCGGAGGTGTCAAACACAATTCTAAGTTTTGTTGTTGTCTTCTCGGGTGTCAGTCACTCATTGTGTGGAATGTAGTGTTTGAAGGTGTTTGTACAATCGTCATCTGGGACGGCTTCCACAATTCCCTTTTACATCTTATTTTGGATTACGGCATCATATTTCTGGTGATGTTCATCATTTCGTGACAGTCTATTGACTTGGGATCTCAACTTTCCCATTGCCAGTTCATAATTGATAGGTAATGATGGAGACTCTTCTTTCCAAGGCCAGGCTACTTGGTAACGTCCGTCTTCAAAGTGGATCGTTTCATTAAATTTTTGCAGAGCTTTGTCATCTTCAATTTCTTGTACAGGCTCTCTGATTCCCAGGGTCTCAAGTTTCCAAGACTCTTCAAGGTGTGTCTTTTGTTCAGCTAATGGTTGCTGGTAATCCGACTGAGCACTCAGATGTACACTACTGATAGGAATGGATGTGTAGGTCAGCATTGAGATGGAGCTGTCTGGTTTCTCATCCTGACACTCCACTCGCCCTGTTAGGATCCATCCCAACTTGGATTCCATGTGGTTTAATCCTGGATTGACTGCTTTCATTGAGATGTCATCCGGAGAAAATATCACAGTAATAATCATTTCCTAGCAACAGTTCTATGTTAACAGTTTCTTTAGCTGAGGGTACTGAATCAGCACGAAAAATGTCCTTAAGTAAGTGATTTAATTTCTCTGGGCTGAAGTATGCTCGTTGTAGGTTACCAGTTAtcttgggtacaacattgactcTTAAATGCAGAGATGATCCATTCTTTGTTGACAGCTGGAGGTCTGTGACAGGAGTGTGAAGCCCCCGGGGTTTTGATGCACTGAATGTGTACATTGTCAGTGTTTCTGATCCTGTGATTGGCAATTGGAGTTTTTCTGCTAGCTCGTTGGTGATGTAGGTCCTTTGGCTGCCTGTGTCTAGAAGCAATCTGGTGgtcaatttttttgatttttgcaaattttgtgcTTCAACGGTGGCAGGTTATATTCTGTAGCACCAGCAGCAGATAAGGGTTCAGTAACAGAACGTACCATTTCTGAGGGCTTCCAAAACTGGAAGCGTCTTGATTCTGAGACTTATGTGGTGACGATTTCTTTGTTTGCAATAAACACACGCCTTCTTCACTGTACAATTTTTCTGTTGGTGACCTTGTTTGAGACAAATAAAACGGTGTCCCTTGATCTTTTCTTTCCTAGCTCTTACAGTAGGGAACGTTTTACACTCATCACTCCAGTGCTGTCCACTGCAATAAATGCATATCATTGTCTTTCTTCCAGTGAGATTCTGCGGTAGTTTGGTTTCAGACAGTAATGCACCAGTAGTAGTGTTAGAATCAAACTGGGTGACCTGCGATGTAGACCACACGTTTCCAACCGAGCCTTTGTACTCAACTTTGTCAGAACTTTTCCTATCTGCCTTTTCCCTCTTAACCTTAACCTATGCAACTGATCTCTGAGTAGCTGCACTGTCCATTCGTCACCATCCTTTTTCTGGTCAGTCAGGTGGATGAGAACATCTTTGGGTAACTTAGTCATTATCCGGGACACTAGCATTTTTCTCTCAATATTCTCTCCAAGAGCTTCTAATGATCTAAGGTGTTTTCCAAAGAGATCATTGTTCTTATGCAGGGCTGATGTTTGACTGGAGGAGGCAGGTAAATCCATACGACTAGTATAATGAACATTGACGACGACTTCATTTTGTCCACAACGTTCCTTCAACATTTTTATGGACTGTTCGTAATTTACATTAGTCAGGGATAGTCCTGAGATAACATTTGCAGCATCTCCTTCTAGCTGGGCTCTCAGGGAATTCATTTTCTCTACTGGACTGAGAGATGGATTAGAATGTATGGCTGAGTTAAAGGAATCCCAGAAGTCCTGCCAATTTAGGAGCCCTCCACTAAATTTCTTGAAGTCAAGCTTAGGTAATTTTACAGCGTTAGGTTTCGTACCTTGTTTAGTGTCAATTTCTTCTAGTTTCTTCCTCGGTTTCTTTTTCTCCATTGTAAGTCGCTCTGTctcattttgtaatttttggtgTTTAATTTCGGCCCTCTGCTGTTCGACCTCCAACATCTTCTGTTGGAGTTCAAAGTTCACCTTACTTGTCCCTCGTTGTAATTTGAATTCCATTCGATCCTTTATTGTGGCCACGTTTGAGCTCAATCCTACCACAAATTCTTCTGCTTCCAAAACTAGGTTAACATATTcttccaagagaaaatgaggggacagagagggaggttcaaggcgttggccgggatatgttatgtccacgaaagttatttttagacgagcggaagtctttgttctagcggaagtctgtcttctgagacgtccgcatgcagtctcgcctcgctctcaggttcttagtgaaaagagaaaatgatggtgcacgtggaaggctgatgaatatacattttctttcaaacatcggaccgaggttggcctgcctGCGGACGCCTCgtaagacttccgctcgtctaaaaatgactttcgtggacatgacatatcccaagggctggaccgggagcctccttctctgtcccctcattttctcttgattctTCATAATCCTTCATCACCTTATCGTGGTCTGATTTCCCAGCGAAGTTTTTGCAGTGGCTTCAAGTTGTACGCGAAGGCTTTGATAAACAGTTAAATACTGCTGTAGGCAGTCTCGCTTGTCTCGGGTTTCGTCCAAAGTTGCTCTAAATCACCATCAATGGGATGTGCCTTCATTTCTTTCGTTGCTTCAAGGTTGATAATGACATGCCTTTTCTTTGGGCCAATTAGTCTTTTTTTGTCGCCCAAATCTGTCATCATGAATTCACGGCTGCTGTTGTTGATTTCGTCCAGCGAGCAAATTCGTAATTTTGTCTTTTCCTTGGTTGacggtttttctccggtttaaAACAGACTTTCCTCCACGGAAGATTAAAGTCGGCGTTTCGGCTGTGGATGTAGTCGGTCTGCTACCATGTCGCGAACGCGACTTTTCTTTATTCACCAACACAACTAGCAACTGATTTCACATGGAGGAAAAGATTCTCGGTCCGGGCACATGCTCTGCAGGAGTGGTGGCTAAGCCTACAGTCCCGTGGAGTGGTTGCTAGGCTTAAGGACTTTTGCAGAGTGCAGGAAAGGTTTCCGGGCTGCATTCGGCTAATACTGAAATTGCCGTATCTGGTCTGTGCTGCATGGGGACCGAATTTGGCTACTTCTGCAATCAGGTAGGTTTTCCTTACATCTACATCCACATGTGCCaacactcggcaaagtccctttttgacttatggctgtttctgctttggtggcctcatacaccacaagcctttttagagacatcactgccaagccggccacttctgctggagagaactgGACAGCCACCacaccggggactacatcccctactcgaatagtgtgtgggttctttaacatcccacagggaaCGTATGAACATAGAAGGTCTGACCATtcgcagatgaaattacaaaggcagcactttctcctcaatcaTTTTAAcggatcctgagtgttgatcaggccaggattcgaaccttcGACCTCCCGCAtaacagcccgatgctcaaccaactgagccaccggtgcgcggtcctGAGCCACTGGTTCGCGGTCCTTCTCTGCAGAAGTCATAAAGTTGCCGTAGGAGGTGAAGATCGCATCAACTTGCCTTTCCGTCAGCTTGTTTAGGTGGACCGTGTTACATTTTGGGCTGATATGAGTCCTTTGTGGTCATCTGAGGTATTTGGTTTCTGGTTTCTAACAGTAGAACCATGACTTCAGGAACATGACCTTGAATGAAGTCCATCAGACGAGAAAGGGACaagagtgcgtgacacgagcgacctggaccgtctgagaatcaggctaggGTAAGACGCATCCCAAGTGATCTGTCCACATCCGGGCTGTTAGTCAGACAGTTGTTGAAGTACGCATCGCCTCTTTTTGCTAAAACGACAAGGTAAAGGTTGCTTTGTATCGCTTGTGTCTGGTCTTTGTCATACTTAATAAGCCCGCACTTTTCAATTCGCTAccacgtgttttttttttatcgtatCATTTTTCGTTTACATCGGTCACCAGTCACACGCTcccctcaacgacttttttttcatgtttttctaaACTAATTTGGggggacgtcaatcaaatgtttccatgacaatagtcctgttcacattttgattgacgtccactaaatttcaaaaaatgaaaaaaaagagtaGCTGAGGGGCGCGTATGGCTGATAACTGCTGTAAGTGCGCTATTCTCAAGTTAAATTCTCTATTTTTTGTCCTGGCCTCAGTTGTggaaaaggtggataacgctatccagcggataaacactagtaAGACCAATTGCGTTACCCAGTGGATAGAGCTATCCATCCTTGGAGCAACTAGGGCGCGTTCTTTGGAACAAGCCAGGATAGCTGTGTAATTGCTACTTTGTTCTCTGGCCCCAATTTATACCAAAAAGTGTCTTCAAAGTCGAAATGCTTTTTAAAGTAGTTAAATCACCTTCAAGATTCTCACAATTTGCTCTCATAGTTGCtacattttatttacaaaatgGTAAATGTCGcattaaacattatttttgtcaaactgtttctacttaaaggggctaggtcacgatattttaggtaattttgttaattacgagctctaaacgtcaaattggcagagcaagagtctttcatttgcaaaatcacggccaacGTGAACAACTGAGAataattttccagctgtgtaaatgacattttgatatagactgatataaatttgaaaaaaggtgggccgacgtttttcaaatttacccaaattcaatccatttcaatcctctccagttttgtccatccatgtgccttcttggcttccctgtgttttgttagagttcttccatagttttgaacagttattttgatattttagttaattatatgaccattcgatcagtgctgaaattgcctaaaagtGCGTCACCTTGAATTTACACATTATCTAAGGCATGTTTACGAAAAAAGCCATCGCAAGCTCTTAATATTGAAAACTTTCATATTAGCTGCCATTTTGACACACTGTTAACCTAAGTCTTCTCAGTGAACCGAGGAACCATTGCGTTCGATTAAGAAACACAAGCCAGCGAACCTTTTGATCAGCGGAGGGGTTAGGCTCGATTCAGAAAAGGAGCACGCGCTCCTCTCAACGAAGACCGGACTTCAAAGAGaagcggaaatcgagcctacggAAGGAGTGCAGCCGCACAAACTCACAGGATGCTGTTCcccccatcccataatgcaaaaCGTTATTTACCCTTGGGACTGTAtaatgcttcagtgaactggactacatttttttaatgcaaagaacccccccccccccccccccaaatgaACTTTATGATGGGATTGGTGAAAATTGGCGTTTTGACTAATTAACATTTTTTCGCATAATTCAATGTTTTCTCTGCAGATGCTGTTTTAGTTTTGGGTAAATTCGACTGAAAAAGCTATTCAAGAATTAGGCCATAGTCACTTTAAAACACATGAATAACGGAACATGAATTTCTTTCCTTTACGCTTCACAGTTCTGCTGAGTTAGGCGGCGCAGCCCCAAGAATTGCTCTCCGGACAACATTTTTTGGGCTTCAATTGTTAGAAGTCAATTTGGAGCGAGTTTCAAtgaagtgtcgtaaaaccaaaaccaaaataattactttggccaattaaaaagaactgagacaatccagtaaaccaatcaaaactcgaagaatAGCGCTCTTACAGCGTTTATCTTTCCACTTTACTTTGACAAGCTAAAGTAGTTTAACTAGCACTCTCTATAAATACTATCGGCAGTTTTCCCCAGTGCACAATTTTAACCAATTCGTTTTCCGACCTTCTCCCAATCTTGCTTCGTTTTGTAGCTCTCAAAATCTAGCAAATGCAGGTGGCAACCGCATTTTCTTCACTGTCGATCGCatgcactggtggctcagtcggttgagcatcggactgtGACGCGGAAGGTCGCAGGTTCGAACCCCGGAACAATATTCAGGGTCTTGAAAAAACTGAGgggaaaatgctgcctttgtagttTCATCTGCAAAAGGTTAGACGTTCAAGTCTCCTCGGATAAGGATCATCAACCGTAGATCACGTCTCACAAATACCTtttatgttcataagttccttgTGGGACGTTATAGGACCCgcacactattcgataagagtaggggatgtagtcctcggtgttgtggctgtcctgttctgcCCAGTaaaagtggccggcttggcagtgagaaacgcgggaggtcgcaggttcgaaccccggccggatcaacactcaggatcttaagaTAACTGAGgggaaaatgctgcctttgtaatttcatctgcaaatgacgctacctaagcagaaacagccataagtcaaaaaggtaCTTCGCCGAGTGCTGGagcatgtagatgtagatgtttgACAAATCAAACAGTACTTGGCGGCTGTTGTACACGCTGTTCGCCATATTTTGTGGACGATTAGCCTCCCGAGCTCAAAGTCCTGGATGTGAATGCTGTAGGAAATGCTTATCAAGAAGAGAGATCAGAGTGATCCAGCTAAAATCCTTAGATCTGTAACTGATAAACAATTTGTCGTTCTCGATTCCGCCCTATTCAGCACAACCTGCAAAAGTTAATACGATGGATTGCAGTCGATCTACGACTGAATTAACCCTAGTTAGTTTTGTCACCTGAAACAATCTTTTTGACCTTTGATCTCATGTGCGCGCAGAGTACCGcctacaatttttttcttttagttttgattggccattttttttcattggctaAGGCCAATTTCTTTGATTATCAAAAGCCTCGTATAACTGGATTTTATTGAGCGTGATAAAACAAAGTCCGAAGCCAAGTAGAACAGGATCAGACGACCAAACAAGCAAATATTAAAGAAAAGTTTTGTCTAGTTTTGTCGGGCCTATTGCACCAGTCCGGATCGGCGATTCTTTCGTTAATCAAGTTAACAAATCCCGCTTACTTGGCACTGTGGTGGACAATAAGCTGAGCTGGACACCTCACTTGATGGATCTAAAGAAGCGCTTTGCCATAAAGTTAGCCTTGCTAAAGAGGTGCAAATTCTTACCTAAAAATGTTTTAGAAGCATTTTATCTTACTATAATTCTACCGACTCTCACCTATGGGTTACCTTCGTGGAGATGCTGTAGTAATAAGGAACTGTTTAATTCAGTAGAAAAGCTACACAGTACAGCTGcgaagataatttttaatttaggatCAGACACCCTGCATACAGACTGAGGCCTTAAAGATAGCGAATTGGCATCCACTCTGCTACAAATATAAGATTGCATTAGTAAAACTGATGCACAAGGCTCACTGGGAAAATCTGCCTCTGCCATTATGTGACAATATAATCTGTAGACGAACATCGACATATCCGTCTAGGACACCTGACTCTGTCTGTGTACCTCGCTTCAACTCAAGATTTGTTAATTTCTCGATTAGATATAGAGGTGCGGCTCTATGGAATAACACCTAGGCCAATGATCATTCAATTGTAGACGCGAGTTGTAAAACTTTGTCAACTAAGTTGAAAGATaatgcaagtttcttaaattttaatttttatgctacgtcaatttctactacagattttagtgaccatgattatgtatacttttaatTGTATCTTACATATACAATCGTAATTGTCAATTAGTTTTAGCTCTCTTACACCCTAGGGATTTTTAGTTTAGGCGTATAACAGTATGTAAATTAAGGGAATCAtatcttatttgtaaacacactACCCCATAAGCTtatagctttaaacattatcgtgttcaaataaaggtatatctatctatatctatctatatctatctatatctatctatctatctatctatctatctatctatctatctatctatctatctatctatctatctatctatctaaaagCGGCAATAGCCTTGTGTAGCCGAAGCGAAGTACGGGAAAACGCTTGTATTTCTCACTTCCTTTTTCAAATGTTAGTAGTTCATTGTCTTGCCacaaccagaaacccataagggttgaaatgtgtaacgaccccttgtgtgctgagaaacaagcttctgaatattcaatttgctaagtaccatatttggaacaataaGAGTGacgggtttccaaatatggtacttagcactgagacattcaaccaatcagctcgcactgaatattcggaagctgtgaacgcgcgttacacgtttcaatccttatgggtttctgccaCAACCGAGTAGTTGTGACAACACAATTTGACTTTCGTTATGAAAATACAACTTATATCCTCGAATCAAGGTTAAATTGAGCTGTTTGATATAATTTTGAATGGAAATAAGTCGTTTTGGTATTTTCATTCGGTGCCAGTGAGGGCGGGAGTTCCATTGAATTTGGACCACTGCAGCAGAGTGCCTCCGAGTCCTTGCAAACCTCATCTTTTTGCTTTACGTATCATATGTAATCTCTGTATCCGGGAAGAAAATCAGGAGTAAAGGAACAGGAAGAGGGAGAAGAAACCTCCATAGCTCAAGTTACTTTCCCTGCATCTAGTACTACTTACTCATCTCCAAACATCAACAGTAATAACTTctgaaatcaaattttaagTCCGATTTTGATGGAAAAGGAttttaaagaacaagtttgtTCGAACGCCCCATTCTTTACAAACGTTTGAATGACTGCTTTGTGCATGCATGCACTCGGTTATACATTGTATAAAAATGCACACAAAATCGTCTCCTCCCCACTAGGATAACTGCGTCAgtatgttttttcttttacactcgctaaaatatttttattttccaaatttgATTGTGTTAAGAACGAGATTTTAGCATTACAGTGTTGCTTGTtgtaaa
This window harbors:
- the LOC138013451 gene encoding uncharacterized protein, with the translated sequence MEFKLQRGTSKVNFELQQKMLEVEQQRAEIKHQKLQNETERLTMEKKKPRKKLEEIDTKQGTKPNAVKLPKLDFKKFSGGLLNWQDFWDSFNSAIHSNPSLSPVEKMNSLRAQLEGDAANVISGLSLTNVNYEQSIKMLKERCGQNEVVVNVHYTSRMDLPASSSQTSALHKNNDLFGKHLRSLEALGENIERKMLVSRIMTKLPKDVLIHLTDQKKDGDEWTVQLLRDQLHRLRLRGKRQIGKVLTKLSTKARLETCGLHRRSPSLILTLLLVHYCLKPNYRRISLEERQ